From a region of the Mycolicibacterium sp. MU0050 genome:
- a CDS encoding PH domain-containing protein: MNDFQQTNWAPQPAGVAALGIGGIVMGIACVMLITDTPGRVLTGVAAVGLLVFATNSWLARPKLAITDGGLAVRGWRGVTTLPKSEIANIRITEFRRLGRRARMLEIDTVDDRLRVFTRWDLGTDPLAVLDALTEAGYTR, from the coding sequence ATGAATGATTTCCAGCAAACAAATTGGGCCCCGCAGCCCGCGGGTGTCGCAGCGCTGGGAATCGGCGGAATCGTGATGGGTATCGCCTGTGTGATGCTGATCACAGACACTCCGGGGCGGGTCCTGACCGGCGTTGCCGCCGTGGGTCTGCTTGTGTTTGCAACGAACTCTTGGCTCGCCCGGCCAAAACTAGCAATCACCGACGGTGGCCTCGCGGTACGCGGGTGGCGGGGCGTGACCACTTTGCCAAAATCGGAGATCGCGAACATTCGCATCACGGAGTTCCGGCGGCTCGGGCGGCGGGCCCGGATGCTGGAGATCGACACCGTCGACGATCGGCTGCGGGTGTTCACCCGCTGGGACCTCGGGACCGACCCGCTGGCCGTGCTCGACGCGCTCACCGAGGCCGGCTACACCCGCTAG
- a CDS encoding IS256 family transposase, whose amino-acid sequence MTQDHSALLAQLDALKSADVGAVFAELIRAGLQALIEAEATETIGAGRYQRSGERSTHRNGHRPKTVSTTSGDIEVKIPKLRAGSFFPSLLERRRRIDKALHAVIMEAYVHGVSTRNVDDLVAALGVGSGVSKSEVSRICAGLDREIEAFRTRSLTHTSFPYVFCDATFCKVRVGAHVVSQALVVATGVSIDGTREVLGTAVGDSESFEFWREFLASLKARGLTGVHLVISDAHAGLKAAVAQQFTGSSWQRCRVHFMRNLHGAVAAKHAPAVTAAVKTIFAHTDPAEVAAQWDQVADTLSSSFPKVAAMMDEAKADVLAFTAFPRTHWQKIWSNNPIERLNKEIKRRADVVEIFPNPAAFLRLATAVVIEAHDEWQVTRRYLSEVSMAELRKVIAAKHAAAEPIAEQRQIA is encoded by the coding sequence ATGACCCAGGACCATTCTGCCTTGCTCGCCCAACTCGATGCACTCAAGTCCGCTGATGTCGGGGCGGTGTTCGCTGAGCTGATCCGCGCTGGGCTGCAGGCGTTGATCGAGGCCGAGGCCACCGAGACCATCGGGGCCGGACGCTACCAACGCAGCGGCGAACGCAGTACGCACCGCAACGGGCATCGGCCCAAGACGGTGTCGACGACCTCGGGCGATATCGAGGTCAAGATCCCCAAACTGCGAGCCGGCTCCTTCTTCCCGTCCCTGCTGGAACGCCGGCGTCGCATCGACAAGGCCCTGCATGCGGTGATCATGGAGGCCTACGTCCATGGTGTGTCGACTCGCAACGTCGATGACCTGGTCGCCGCACTCGGGGTTGGATCCGGGGTCTCCAAATCGGAGGTCTCGCGCATCTGCGCCGGCCTCGACCGCGAGATCGAGGCGTTTCGAACCCGCAGCCTGACCCACACCTCATTTCCCTACGTGTTCTGCGATGCGACGTTCTGCAAGGTCCGCGTCGGCGCCCACGTGGTCTCCCAGGCCCTGGTGGTGGCCACCGGCGTCTCCATCGATGGCACCCGGGAGGTGCTGGGCACCGCCGTCGGTGACAGCGAGTCTTTCGAGTTCTGGCGGGAGTTCCTGGCCTCGCTCAAGGCCCGCGGCCTGACCGGCGTGCACCTGGTGATCTCCGATGCCCACGCCGGGTTGAAAGCCGCCGTCGCCCAGCAGTTCACCGGCTCGTCCTGGCAGCGCTGCCGGGTGCATTTCATGCGCAACCTGCACGGGGCGGTGGCCGCCAAACACGCCCCGGCGGTCACCGCAGCGGTCAAGACGATCTTCGCCCACACCGACCCCGCCGAGGTCGCCGCGCAGTGGGATCAGGTCGCCGACACCCTCTCGTCCAGTTTCCCGAAAGTGGCCGCGATGATGGATGAGGCCAAAGCCGACGTGCTGGCGTTTACCGCGTTCCCGCGTACCCACTGGCAGAAGATCTGGTCGAACAACCCGATCGAGCGGCTCAACAAGGAGATCAAACGCCGCGCCGATGTCGTCGAGATCTTCCCCAACCCGGCCGCGTTCCTACGGTTGGCCACCGCCGTGGTCATCGAAGCCCACGACGAATGGCAGGTCACCCGCCGCTACCTGTCCGAGGTGTCCATGGCTGAGCTGCGCAAAGTCATCGCCGCCAAACACGCCGCCGCCGAACCCATCGCCGAACAACGCCAAATCGCCTAA
- the crgA gene encoding cell division protein CrgA: MPKSKVRKKNDFTINPVSRTPVKVKAGPSSVWFVVLFVGLMLIGLFWLLVFQLASSSLPWMAELGPWNYAIAFAFMITGLLLTMRWR; this comes from the coding sequence ATGCCCAAGTCCAAGGTTCGCAAGAAGAACGACTTCACCATCAACCCGGTCAGCCGCACCCCGGTCAAGGTGAAAGCCGGACCGTCCAGTGTGTGGTTTGTCGTGCTTTTCGTGGGTCTGATGTTGATCGGGCTGTTCTGGCTGTTGGTTTTCCAGCTCGCCTCGTCGTCGCTGCCCTGGATGGCCGAACTCGGGCCGTGGAACTACGCGATCGCGTTTGCCTTCATGATCACGGGGCTCTTGCTGACCATGCGCTGGCGCTGA
- the cwsA gene encoding cell wall synthesis protein CwsA, translating into MTSSTETRLTPGQRLTRGLAHTAAGPVDITRGAVGLSANAVAAAVAGARQRYRDSQLRKELADAQTALTRELSTAGEVLAELPESFREARANRRTSKRPWIIAGAVAGTLVLGGAAFAFVRRNTQPEPSPRPPSVQIDPKP; encoded by the coding sequence ATGACCTCGAGCACCGAGACCCGGCTCACGCCCGGACAGCGCCTTACTCGCGGACTCGCCCACACCGCGGCCGGGCCCGTCGACATCACCAGGGGAGCTGTCGGCCTGAGCGCGAACGCCGTGGCGGCCGCCGTGGCCGGCGCCCGGCAGCGTTACCGGGACAGCCAGTTGCGCAAGGAGCTCGCCGATGCCCAGACGGCGCTGACCCGGGAGCTCAGCACGGCGGGGGAGGTCCTCGCCGAACTGCCCGAGAGCTTCCGCGAGGCGCGCGCCAATCGGCGAACCAGCAAGCGGCCCTGGATCATCGCCGGGGCCGTCGCCGGCACCCTGGTGCTCGGTGGGGCCGCGTTCGCGTTCGTGCGGCGCAACACCCAGCCCGAGCCGTCGCCGCGGCCGCCCAGCGTGCAGATCGACCCGAAGCCCTAA
- a CDS encoding peptidylprolyl isomerase: protein MADCKTVTTSPIQTATATLHTNRGDIKIALFGNHAPKTVANFVGLAQGTKEYSTENASGGSSGPFYDGTVFHRVIEGFMIQGGDPTGTGRGGPGYKFADEFHPELQFDKPYLLAMANAGPGTNGSQFFVTVGPTPHLNRRHTIFGEVVDPESQKVVDAIATTATDRNDRPTEAVVIESITIS from the coding sequence GTGGCAGACTGTAAAACCGTGACTACGAGCCCCATTCAGACCGCTACCGCCACACTGCACACCAACCGCGGCGATATCAAGATCGCGCTGTTCGGTAACCACGCCCCCAAGACCGTCGCGAACTTCGTCGGCCTGGCCCAGGGCACCAAGGAGTACTCGACGGAGAATGCGTCGGGTGGCAGCTCGGGCCCGTTCTACGACGGCACGGTGTTCCACCGGGTCATCGAGGGTTTCATGATCCAGGGCGGCGATCCGACCGGCACCGGCCGCGGCGGACCCGGCTACAAGTTCGCCGACGAGTTCCACCCCGAACTGCAGTTCGACAAGCCCTACCTGCTGGCCATGGCCAACGCCGGACCGGGCACCAACGGATCGCAGTTCTTCGTCACCGTCGGCCCCACCCCGCACCTCAACCGCCGGCACACCATCTTCGGTGAGGTCGTCGATCCCGAGTCGCAGAAGGTTGTCGACGCCATCGCCACCACGGCGACCGATCGCAACGACCGGCCCACCGAGGCCGTCGTGATCGAGTCGATCACCATTTCCTGA
- a CDS encoding aminodeoxychorismate/anthranilate synthase component II, protein MQVLVVDNYDSFVFNLVQYLGQLGVTAQVWRHDDERLSTPDDIAVVADRFDGVLLSPGPGTPERAGASIPLVHACAAAGTPLLGVCLGHQAIGVAFGATVDRAPELLHGKTSTVYHRNSSVLQGLPDPFTATRYHSLTILPETLPDVLQVTAQTRSGIIMGVAHTELPIHGVQFHPESILTEGGHRMLANWLGCCGAAPDEGLVRRLENEVADALAGSAAAIERATNRTSA, encoded by the coding sequence ATGCAGGTCTTGGTCGTCGACAACTACGACAGCTTCGTGTTCAACCTCGTGCAGTATCTGGGGCAGCTCGGGGTGACCGCGCAGGTGTGGCGCCACGACGACGAGCGGCTGTCCACGCCCGACGACATCGCCGTGGTGGCCGACCGGTTCGACGGGGTGTTGCTGAGCCCGGGACCCGGCACCCCGGAGCGCGCCGGCGCGTCGATCCCGTTGGTGCACGCCTGCGCCGCGGCCGGCACTCCCCTGCTCGGTGTGTGCCTGGGCCACCAGGCCATCGGGGTGGCCTTCGGCGCGACCGTGGACCGCGCACCGGAGTTGCTCCACGGCAAGACCAGCACCGTCTATCATCGCAATTCCAGTGTGCTGCAAGGACTCCCGGATCCCTTCACCGCAACCCGCTACCACTCGCTGACCATCCTGCCCGAGACGTTGCCCGACGTTCTGCAGGTCACCGCTCAGACCCGCAGCGGCATCATCATGGGGGTCGCGCACACCGAGTTGCCCATCCACGGAGTGCAATTCCACCCGGAGTCGATCCTCACCGAGGGCGGCCACCGGATGCTGGCGAACTGGCTGGGCTGCTGCGGCGCGGCCCCGGACGAGGGATTGGTGCGTCGCCTCGAGAACGAGGTCGCCGACGCGCTGGCCGGCTCGGCCGCCGCGATCGAGCGGGCCACGAACCGCACGTCGGCCTGA
- a CDS encoding protein kinase domain-containing protein produces the protein MSPRVGVTLSGRYRLQRLIATGGMGQVWEAVDSRLGRRVAVKVLKAEYSSDPEFVERFRAEARTVAMLNHPGIASVHDYGETEIDGEGRTAYLVMELVNGEPLNSVIKRTGRLSLRHALDMLEQTGRALQVAHSANLVHRDVKPGNILITPTGQVKLTDFGIAKAVDAAPVTQTGMVMGTAQYIAPEQALGHDATAASDVYSLGVVGYEAVSGKRPFTGDGALTVAMKHIKETPAPLPADLPPNVRELIEITLAKNPGMRYKSGGPFADAVAAVRSGRRPPRPNSAPTIGRAAPAAIGSAKTRAAVAPATAARPRAATGSHRPPPPRRTFSSGQRALLWAAGVLGTLAIVIAVLIVVNARDDRLNQNQPPPTVTDTITPGQEPAEEAPPEAPPEGAPAEPQSWAPPEAAAVTPQSWAPAQSSMSKKWTQRVPTKDAGNHIGRSATLLAAHGPTVHDAARPLVPTDEIPQ, from the coding sequence ATGAGCCCCCGCGTAGGTGTGACGCTGTCCGGCCGCTACCGGCTTCAACGCCTCATCGCCACCGGCGGCATGGGGCAGGTGTGGGAGGCCGTGGACAGCCGCTTGGGCCGGCGGGTCGCCGTCAAGGTGCTCAAGGCCGAGTACTCCTCGGATCCGGAGTTCGTCGAGCGTTTCCGCGCCGAGGCGCGCACGGTCGCGATGCTCAACCATCCCGGGATCGCCAGCGTGCACGACTACGGCGAGACCGAGATCGACGGCGAGGGCCGCACCGCGTACCTGGTGATGGAACTCGTCAACGGCGAACCGCTGAACTCGGTGATCAAGCGCACCGGCCGGCTGTCGCTGCGGCACGCGCTGGACATGCTCGAACAGACCGGCCGCGCCCTGCAGGTGGCGCACTCGGCCAACCTGGTGCACCGCGACGTCAAGCCGGGCAACATCCTGATCACCCCGACCGGGCAGGTGAAGCTGACCGACTTCGGCATCGCCAAGGCGGTCGACGCCGCCCCGGTCACCCAGACCGGCATGGTGATGGGCACCGCCCAGTACATCGCCCCGGAGCAGGCGCTGGGCCACGACGCCACCGCGGCCAGCGACGTCTACTCACTGGGAGTGGTTGGCTACGAAGCGGTTTCGGGCAAGCGCCCGTTCACCGGCGATGGCGCCCTGACCGTCGCGATGAAGCACATCAAGGAGACGCCGGCCCCGCTGCCGGCCGACCTGCCGCCCAACGTGCGCGAGCTGATCGAGATCACGCTGGCCAAGAACCCGGGCATGCGTTACAAGAGCGGCGGGCCGTTCGCCGATGCGGTGGCCGCCGTCCGCTCCGGCCGACGCCCGCCGCGGCCGAACTCCGCCCCGACCATCGGGCGGGCGGCCCCGGCCGCCATCGGCTCGGCCAAGACCCGTGCCGCCGTCGCCCCGGCCACCGCGGCGCGCCCGCGTGCGGCGACCGGCAGCCACCGCCCACCCCCGCCGCGACGGACGTTCTCCTCCGGGCAGCGGGCGCTGTTGTGGGCCGCCGGGGTGCTGGGCACCCTGGCGATCGTGATCGCGGTGTTGATCGTGGTCAACGCCCGCGATGACCGGCTCAATCAGAACCAGCCGCCGCCCACCGTGACCGACACCATCACCCCTGGTCAGGAGCCCGCGGAGGAGGCGCCGCCGGAAGCCCCGCCGGAGGGAGCGCCCGCCGAACCGCAGTCCTGGGCGCCGCCGGAGGCCGCGGCGGTCACTCCGCAGAGTTGGGCGCCGGCGCAGTCCTCGATGTCAAAGAAGTGGACTCAGCGGGTACCGACCAAGGATGCTGGAAACCACATCGGGCGGTCGGCGACCTTGCTCGCCGCCCACGGCCCCACCGTCCACGACGCCGCACGACCCCTCGTGCCTACTGACGAGATACCGCAATGA
- a CDS encoding Fic family protein yields MTDWQRDRPYNELPPPPTADQLESRRVLKAAIGANTALGQLDQAVVSIPNPTVLINTLPVLEAQASSEIENVVTTTDELFRHLDDDAGADPATRETLRYRTALRVGFEMTEERGLTAATASAVCSTIKGREMKVRAVPGTRIASPATGEIIYSPPEGRDVIDEKLSEWERFIHAGDGLDPLVRMAAAHYQFEAIHPFSDGNGRTGRILNVLMLVEAGLLRLPVLYLSRYIIDTKNDYYRLLLAVTAESAWEEWVLYVLRGVELTSRYTLRKVTAIRALQDDFNKRARAASKGGADSEFQAILFEQPYCRIQTVMDRCGVSRPTASNWLGALADAGMLQNVKIGRDRLFINREFLQLLVRREPTG; encoded by the coding sequence GTGACGGACTGGCAACGTGACAGGCCCTACAACGAACTTCCTCCACCACCTACCGCCGACCAGCTCGAAAGCCGCAGAGTACTCAAGGCTGCCATTGGTGCCAATACTGCGCTTGGTCAGCTCGATCAGGCAGTTGTGTCGATCCCGAACCCGACTGTTCTGATCAATACGTTGCCTGTCTTGGAGGCTCAGGCAAGCTCGGAAATCGAGAACGTGGTGACCACGACGGATGAGCTGTTCCGCCACCTGGACGACGACGCCGGCGCAGATCCGGCTACCCGCGAGACTCTTAGATATCGCACTGCGTTACGGGTGGGATTCGAGATGACGGAAGAACGCGGTCTGACCGCCGCGACTGCTAGTGCGGTCTGCAGCACTATCAAAGGCCGCGAAATGAAGGTCCGCGCTGTCCCGGGCACCCGGATCGCCAGTCCCGCCACGGGCGAGATCATCTATAGCCCGCCCGAGGGGCGCGATGTGATTGACGAGAAGCTCTCGGAATGGGAAAGGTTCATCCATGCAGGCGATGGTCTGGACCCGCTCGTCCGGATGGCTGCTGCGCACTATCAGTTCGAGGCGATTCACCCCTTCTCCGATGGCAACGGTCGCACCGGCCGCATCTTGAACGTGTTGATGCTTGTCGAGGCTGGCTTGTTGAGGCTCCCGGTCCTGTACCTGTCGCGTTACATCATCGACACAAAAAACGACTATTACCGTCTGCTGCTCGCGGTGACTGCTGAGTCTGCGTGGGAGGAGTGGGTGCTTTACGTGCTGAGAGGCGTTGAACTGACGTCGCGCTACACGCTGCGGAAGGTCACTGCCATCCGCGCGTTGCAGGACGATTTCAACAAGAGAGCGCGCGCGGCGTCCAAGGGCGGCGCAGACTCCGAGTTTCAAGCAATACTGTTCGAGCAGCCCTACTGCCGTATTCAGACGGTCATGGATCGTTGCGGCGTGTCCCGTCCCACAGCATCCAACTGGCTAGGTGCATTGGCAGACGCTGGAATGCTCCAGAACGTGAAGATCGGCCGTGACCGCCTCTTCATCAACAGGGAGTTTCTGCAGCTGTTAGTCCGGCGAGAACCTACGGGTTGA
- a CDS encoding DUF3566 domain-containing protein, with amino-acid sequence MSSPNEPGHSGPGEGTGAGNGAADRAATRATAPVPRVTESGDVPPWQRGAGRSQPARPPADQPARPPAPAEQPGREKPEQRPDSRVSRYITGTAAPGALQGAGKPAAEPDQGPARPAERNKEYASELPDLSGPQPRPAAARRDTADRAESGPGRSTATGRIQVGSRAKSGPVRASMQIRRIDPWSTLKVSLLLSVALFFVWMIAVAFLYLVLGGMGVWTKLNSNVGDLLTSTGGAGGELVSSGTIFGGALLIGLVNIVLLTAMATIGAFIYNLSTDIVGGVEVTLADRD; translated from the coding sequence GTGAGTTCACCGAACGAGCCGGGCCATTCGGGTCCCGGCGAGGGGACCGGCGCGGGCAACGGCGCCGCCGACCGCGCCGCGACTCGGGCCACTGCCCCGGTGCCGCGAGTCACCGAGTCCGGCGACGTGCCGCCGTGGCAGCGCGGTGCGGGCCGCTCGCAGCCGGCGCGACCGCCGGCCGACCAGCCGGCTCGCCCGCCGGCCCCGGCGGAGCAGCCGGGCCGGGAGAAGCCCGAGCAGCGCCCGGACAGCCGGGTCAGCCGCTACATCACGGGCACGGCCGCCCCTGGGGCCCTGCAGGGCGCCGGGAAGCCCGCGGCGGAGCCCGACCAGGGCCCGGCCCGCCCGGCCGAGCGCAACAAGGAGTACGCGAGCGAGCTGCCCGACCTGTCCGGCCCGCAGCCCCGTCCGGCCGCGGCCCGACGGGACACCGCGGATCGGGCGGAGTCCGGGCCCGGACGGTCGACGGCCACCGGCCGGATCCAGGTGGGCAGCCGCGCCAAGTCCGGCCCGGTGCGCGCCAGCATGCAGATCCGGCGCATCGATCCGTGGAGCACGCTGAAGGTGTCGCTGCTGCTGTCGGTGGCGCTGTTCTTCGTGTGGATGATCGCGGTGGCGTTCCTGTACCTGGTGCTGGGTGGCATGGGAGTGTGGACGAAGCTGAACAGCAACGTCGGCGACCTGCTCACCAGCACCGGCGGCGCCGGCGGGGAGTTGGTGTCCAGCGGCACGATCTTCGGCGGCGCGCTGCTGATCGGCCTGGTCAACATCGTGCTGCTGACCGCGATGGCGACTATCGGGGCCTTCATTTACAACCTGTCGACCGACATCGTCGGCGGCGTCGAGGTGACGCTGGCGGACCGGGATTAG
- a CDS encoding DUF881 domain-containing protein, protein MALPPTQRSARRSWWRVGVPVVCLLAGLLLAATHGVSDGGEIRRSDAPRLVDLVRETQQSVDRLTAERDQLAQRRDSTHGRSGDAALAAINTRADAMAGEAGLDPVRGPGLTVTLTDAQRDAQGRFPRDASPDDLVVHQQDIQGVLNALWSAGAEAIQMQDQRLVATSAPRCVGNTLLLNGRTYSPPYRITAIGDAAAMQAALAEAPLVQLYKQYVVRFGLGYAEQAHDEIQVVGHADPPRMRYARPMGPLGY, encoded by the coding sequence ATGGCACTGCCACCGACCCAGCGCTCGGCTCGCCGATCCTGGTGGCGCGTCGGCGTGCCGGTCGTCTGCCTGCTGGCGGGGCTGCTGCTGGCGGCCACGCACGGGGTCTCCGACGGCGGCGAGATCCGCCGCAGTGATGCGCCCCGCCTCGTCGATCTGGTACGCGAAACCCAACAATCCGTGGATCGGTTGACCGCCGAACGCGACCAACTGGCCCAGCGGCGCGACTCCACCCACGGCCGCTCGGGCGACGCCGCGCTGGCCGCCATCAATACCCGGGCCGACGCGATGGCCGGCGAAGCCGGACTGGACCCGGTCCGAGGCCCGGGGCTGACGGTGACACTGACCGACGCGCAGCGTGACGCCCAGGGCCGCTTCCCGCGCGACGCCTCCCCCGACGACCTGGTGGTCCACCAACAGGACATCCAAGGGGTCCTCAATGCGCTGTGGAGCGCCGGCGCGGAGGCGATCCAGATGCAGGATCAGCGCCTGGTTGCGACCTCGGCGCCCCGCTGCGTCGGCAACACGCTGCTGCTCAACGGCCGCACCTACAGCCCGCCCTACCGGATCACCGCCATCGGCGATGCGGCCGCCATGCAGGCGGCCCTGGCCGAGGCGCCGCTGGTACAGCTCTACAAGCAGTACGTGGTGCGGTTCGGCCTCGGCTACGCCGAGCAGGCGCACGACGAAATCCAGGTCGTCGGCCACGCGGACCCGCCCCGGATGCGCTACGCCAGACCGATGGGACCGCTCGGCTACTGA
- the pknB gene encoding Stk1 family PASTA domain-containing Ser/Thr kinase, with protein MTTPELLSGRYELGEILGFGGMSEVHLARDTRLHRDVAVKVLRADLARDPSFYLRFRREAQNAAALNHPAIVAVYDTGEAETPTGPLPYIVMEYVDGVTLRDIVHNDGPMPPQRAIEVIADACQALNFSHTHGIIHRDVKPANIMISKSGAVKVMDFGIARALAETHSVTQTAAVIGTAQYLSPEQARGESVDARSDVYSLGCVLYEMLTGEAPFVGDSPVAVAYQHVREDPVPPSQRHAGIPPELDAVVLKALAKNPDNRYQTAAEMRADLVRVHNGEHPEAPKVLTDAERTSMLSAPSDYRGDQTEQIPAPVRYPGERGGGSVARWLVAVAVLAVLTVVVTISINVFGGGTRDVAVPDVTGVASADAVATLQNRGFRTRTQQQPDSAVPPDHVIETDPAAETSVDAGDEITVYVSTGPEQREVPDVAQLSYGDAVQKLKAAGFTVFKQANSPSTPELKDRVIGTNPPANQTSAITNEITVIVGAGPETRDVPDVGGQTVDVAQRNLGVYGFTKIARADVDGTEPAGTVVGTNPPTGENVPLDSVIELRVSRGNQFTMPNLVGQFWTDAEPTLRALGWRGVLNKGPDVPNAGDQNRNRVMSQSPSPGQGVTYGGTITLAFGS; from the coding sequence ATGACGACCCCTGAGCTGCTCTCCGGCCGCTACGAACTCGGTGAAATCCTCGGGTTCGGCGGCATGTCGGAGGTTCACCTGGCCCGCGACACCCGGCTGCACCGGGACGTCGCGGTGAAGGTGTTGCGCGCCGACCTCGCCCGCGACCCCAGCTTCTACCTGAGGTTCCGACGCGAGGCGCAGAACGCGGCCGCGCTGAACCATCCCGCGATCGTCGCGGTGTACGACACCGGCGAAGCCGAGACGCCCACCGGCCCGCTGCCCTACATCGTCATGGAGTACGTCGACGGCGTCACCCTGCGCGACATCGTCCACAACGACGGGCCGATGCCCCCGCAGCGCGCCATCGAGGTAATCGCCGATGCCTGCCAGGCCCTGAACTTCAGCCACACCCACGGCATCATCCACCGCGACGTCAAGCCGGCGAACATCATGATCAGCAAATCCGGCGCCGTGAAGGTGATGGACTTCGGCATTGCCCGCGCCCTGGCCGAGACGCACAGCGTCACCCAGACCGCCGCAGTGATCGGCACCGCCCAGTACCTGTCGCCCGAGCAGGCCCGCGGCGAGTCCGTCGACGCCCGCTCCGACGTGTACTCCCTGGGGTGCGTGCTCTACGAAATGCTCACGGGGGAAGCACCTTTCGTCGGTGACTCGCCGGTGGCCGTGGCCTACCAGCACGTCCGCGAGGACCCGGTGCCGCCGTCGCAGCGGCACGCCGGCATTCCGCCCGAACTCGACGCGGTGGTGCTCAAGGCGCTGGCCAAGAATCCCGACAACCGCTATCAGACCGCGGCCGAGATGCGCGCCGACCTGGTGCGCGTCCACAACGGCGAGCACCCGGAGGCGCCGAAGGTGCTCACCGACGCCGAGCGCACCTCGATGCTGAGCGCCCCGTCGGACTACCGCGGCGATCAGACCGAACAGATCCCCGCCCCGGTGCGCTACCCCGGCGAACGGGGTGGCGGTTCCGTGGCGCGCTGGCTCGTGGCCGTGGCGGTGCTGGCGGTGTTGACGGTGGTGGTCACCATCTCCATCAACGTCTTCGGCGGCGGCACCCGCGACGTCGCGGTGCCCGACGTAACGGGGGTGGCCTCCGCCGATGCGGTCGCCACGTTGCAGAACCGCGGCTTCCGGACCCGCACCCAGCAGCAGCCCGACTCCGCGGTGCCGCCCGACCACGTCATCGAGACCGACCCTGCGGCCGAAACCTCCGTCGACGCGGGCGACGAGATCACCGTCTACGTGTCGACCGGCCCCGAGCAGCGCGAGGTGCCCGACGTCGCGCAGCTCAGCTACGGCGACGCGGTCCAGAAACTCAAGGCCGCCGGCTTCACGGTCTTCAAGCAGGCCAACTCGCCGTCGACCCCGGAACTCAAGGACCGGGTCATCGGGACCAACCCCCCGGCGAATCAGACCTCGGCGATCACCAACGAGATCACCGTGATCGTCGGCGCGGGACCCGAAACCCGGGACGTACCCGACGTGGGCGGTCAGACCGTGGACGTCGCCCAGCGCAACCTCGGCGTGTACGGGTTCACCAAGATCGCCCGCGCGGACGTCGACGGCACCGAGCCCGCCGGCACGGTGGTGGGCACCAATCCGCCCACCGGCGAGAACGTTCCCCTGGACTCGGTGATCGAGCTGCGCGTCTCGCGGGGCAATCAGTTCACCATGCCGAACCTGGTGGGTCAGTTCTGGACCGACGCCGAACCGACGTTGCGAGCGCTGGGCTGGCGGGGCGTGCTCAACAAGGGCCCCGACGTGCCCAACGCGGGCGATCAGAACCGCAACCGGGTCATGTCGCAGTCGCCGTCGCCGGGGCAGGGTGTGACCTACGGCGGGACCATCACGCTGGCGTTCGGGTCGTAG